The segment GAGTTGTGGCAAGATATGCCGCCATCTGCACAGGCACTTGCGAGCGAGCAACCTTTCGCCATTGATACGTTAGAGCCACATGAATGGCTGCAATGGATCTTCTTGCCTAAAATGCGTCAGTTGATCGAAGCAGAGCTTTCGCTACCGCAAGGTTTTGCCATTGCGCCATATTTTGAAGAGTGCTGGAAACAGCATACTCACTATGTATCCGTTATTACGGTGATTCGCCAGATTGATTCAGAGGCAGCTTAAGTGTTAGACATCGTTTATCAGGATGAGTATTTTGTTGCGGTGAACAAACCAGCGGGAATGCTGGTGCATCGCAGTTGGCTGGATAAGCATGAAACCCAGTTTGTGATGCAAACCCT is part of the Vibrio ponticus genome and harbors:
- a CDS encoding YqcC family protein is translated as MKQDTSLTVLLNQLEQQLREVELWQDMPPSAQALASEQPFAIDTLEPHEWLQWIFLPKMRQLIEAELSLPQGFAIAPYFEECWKQHTHYVSVITVIRQIDSEAA